Proteins co-encoded in one Gopherus evgoodei ecotype Sinaloan lineage chromosome 4, rGopEvg1_v1.p, whole genome shotgun sequence genomic window:
- the LOC115650704 gene encoding calcium-binding protein 2-like — MPHKWPNEVESETRKEGQDPNKGGQAPPKEEEEPTASKSPGSKSRRSSRSSHGRKHSKKHHADAHADATKAYSPFLNTVFGRERDLSPVELDELLDAFKEFDTDQDGFVSYKDLGACMRTMGYMPTEMELIEISQHIKMRMGGRVDFEDFVEMMGPKLREETAHMVGVRELKIAFRELDRNGDGEISSTELKDALLALLGEQVPLPEVEEILRDVDLNGDGHVDFDEFVMMLSSR; from the exons ATGCCCCACAAGTGGCCCAACGAGGTCGAGTCGGAGACACGCAAAGAGGGACAGGACCCAAATAAGGGGGGGCAGGCACCCCctaaggaggaagaggagcccaCAGCCAGCAAGAGCCCCGGCTCCAAGTCGCGCCGCAGCTCCCGCTCCAGCCATGGGCGCAAGCACAGCAAGAAGCATCACGCTGACGCCCATGCCGATGCCACCAAGGCCTACTCGCCCTTCCTCAACACTGTCTTCGGCAGG GAGCGGGATCTGTCCCCAGTGGAACTGGATG agctgctGGATGCCTTCAAGGAGTTCGACACAGACCAGGATGGCTTTGTGAGCTACAAGGACCTGGGCGCCTGCATGCGCACCATGGGCTACATGCCCACTGAGATGGAACTCATCGAGATCTCCCAGCACATCAAGATGAGGA TGGGTGGGCGCGTGGACTTTGAGGACTTTGTGGAGATGATGGGGCCGAAGCTACGTGAGGAGACGGCTCACATGGTGGGGGTGCGTGAGCTCAAGATTGCCTTCCGTGAG ttGGACAGGAACGGGGATGGGGAGATCAGCAGCACAGAGCTGAAGGATGCCCTCCTGGCCCTGCTGGGGGAGCAGGTCCCGCTGCCGGAGGTGGAGGAGATCCTGCGTGATGTTGATCTCAATGGGGACGGCCATGTGGACTTTGACG AGTTTGTGATGATGTTGTCCTCCCGCTAA